From a single Apium graveolens cultivar Ventura chromosome 2, ASM990537v1, whole genome shotgun sequence genomic region:
- the LOC141706048 gene encoding putative H/ACA ribonucleoprotein complex subunit 1-like protein 1 produces MRPPRGDDFRGGRDGGRGFGGGGRGFGGGGRGYQDEGPPAEVVEVASFIHACEGDAVTKLTNEKIPYFNAPIYLQNKTQIGKVDEIFGPINESFFSIKMTEGIIAASYSAGDKFYIDPYKLLPLSRFLPQPKGQASAGGRGGGCGGGRGCGRGFNRGGGGGFRGRGAPRGVRGGGFRGGSRGGGGFRGRGRF; encoded by the exons ATGCGACCACCAAGAGGCGACGACTTTAGAGGCGGAAGAGACGGCGGTCGTGGCTTCGGAGGCGGCGGTCGTGGCTTCGGCGGCGGTGGTCGTGGTTATCAGGATGAAGGCCCTCCTGCTGAAGTTGTTG AGGTTGCGTCCTTCATTCACGCTTGCGAAGGCGATGCTGTTACAAAGCTAACTAACGAGAAGATACCTTACTTTAATGCTCCCATTTATCTTCAGAACAAGACTCAGATTGGGAAAGTCGATGAAATTTTTGGTCCAATTAACGAATCA TTTTTCTCCATTAAAATGACGGAAGGAATTATAGCGGCTTCTTACTCAGCTGGAGACAAGTTTTACATCGATCCATATAAGCTTCTTCCGTTGTCTAGATTTCTTCCACAGCCAAA GGGACAAGCATCAGCTGGTGGTAGAGGTGGAGGTTgtggaggaggaagaggttgtGGACGTGGATTTAATCGTGGTGGAGGTGGTGGTTTTCGGGGAAGGGGTGCCCCAAGAGGTGTGCGAGGAGGTGGCTTCCGAGGCGGTAGTCGTGGTGGCGGAGGTTTTAGGGGAAGAGGGAGGTTTTAG